The Feifania hominis DNA window CCGGGCAGAGGGTCGCCGCCGAGAATGGGAATCAGCCCGTCGTAGCGCCCGCCGCCGCAGACCGTGCCCTGGGCGCCGATCTCGTTTGAGACGAACTCAAACACGGTCTTCGAGTAGTAGTCGAGCCCGCGCACGATGGTGGGGTCGACCCGGTAGGGGATGCCGAGCGCGTCGAGGTTTCTCTTGACTGCGTCAAAGTGCTCGCGGCACTCGTCACACAGGTAGTCGAGAATGACCGGCGCGCCCTTTGCGATCTCATGGCAGACCGGCGACTTGCAGTCGAGAATGCGCATGGGATTTCTCTCGAGCCGGTCGCGGCAGGTCTCGCAGAGCTCCTCCACATGGCCTGCAAAATAGGCCTTGAGCGCCGCGTGGTACTCCTTTCGGCAGGTGGGGCAGCCGATGGAGTTGAGCGTGAGAGTCAGATTGCGGATGCCGAAGCGCTTGAAGACCGCGTCCGCCACCAGAATGACCTCGGTGTCGGCGTCGGCCGTGGCCGTGCCGAACATCTCAATGCCGAACTGGTGGAATTCCCGAAGCCGACCGGCCTGGGGCTTCTCATAGCGAAAGCAGCTGAGAAAGTAGGCCGTGCGCAGAGGCAGCGCCCCCTTGTCGAGGCCGTTTTCGAGCACGGCGCGCACCACGGGGGAAGTGCCCTCGGGGCGCAGCGTAATGGAGCGCCCGCCCTTGTCCTCAAAGGTGTACATCTCCTTTTGTACGACGTCGGTGGTGTCGCCGACGCCGCGCTCAAAGAGCTCGGTGTGCTCAAAGGTGGGCAGACGGATCTCGCGGTAGCCGAATGTCGAGAAGACCTCCGAGATGACCTGCTCGACATGCTGCCATTTGTGGATCTCGCCGGGCAGGATGTCGTGGGTGCCCCGGGGGGCCTTGGTGATGAGTGCCATATGGGTTCCTCCATTCACATGGGCGGGCACACGGCCCGCCCATGACAGATATACAAAGTATTGCCGGTCTCAGCGGATTTTGGGATTGACGATGTCGCGCCAGGCGAAGTCGCCGCGCGCAAGGCCCTGAATGAGAACCTCCGCCGTTGCGACGTTGGTGCCGATCGGGATGTTGTGCACGTCGCACAGCCGCATCAGCGCCTGCACATCGGGCTCGTGGGGCTGCGCGGTGAGCGGGTCGCGGAAGAAGAGAACAAGGTCGATTTCGTTGTAGGCAATGCGCGCGCCGATCTGCTGGTCACCGCCCTGGGGGCCGCTGAGAAAGCGGGTGACCTCAAGGCCGGTCGCCTCGGCGACGAGCCGCCCGGTTGTACCGGTCGCGCAAAGGGAGTGCTTGCTCAACACGCCGCAATAGGCGATGCAGAACTGGACCATCAGTTCCTTTTTCTTGTCGTGGGCGATGAGTGCGATGTTCATTCTATTCTTCCTCCC harbors:
- a CDS encoding methylglyoxal synthase; this encodes MNIALIAHDKKKELMVQFCIAYCGVLSKHSLCATGTTGRLVAEATGLEVTRFLSGPQGGDQQIGARIAYNEIDLVLFFRDPLTAQPHEPDVQALMRLCDVHNIPIGTNVATAEVLIQGLARGDFAWRDIVNPKIR
- the hisS gene encoding histidine--tRNA ligase, whose product is MALITKAPRGTHDILPGEIHKWQHVEQVISEVFSTFGYREIRLPTFEHTELFERGVGDTTDVVQKEMYTFEDKGGRSITLRPEGTSPVVRAVLENGLDKGALPLRTAYFLSCFRYEKPQAGRLREFHQFGIEMFGTATADADTEVILVADAVFKRFGIRNLTLTLNSIGCPTCRKEYHAALKAYFAGHVEELCETCRDRLERNPMRILDCKSPVCHEIAKGAPVILDYLCDECREHFDAVKRNLDALGIPYRVDPTIVRGLDYYSKTVFEFVSNEIGAQGTVCGGGRYDGLIPILGGDPLPGIGFGMGLERLLLTLEAAGYAFPSPEGPAVYIGNIGEPAGVCALELVTQLRQAGIAAEKDIVGRSLKAQMKYADKIGAKYTLILGDSELESRRAKLKDMATGESVEIDLDQIVTEMTNRR